In the Wyeomyia smithii strain HCP4-BCI-WySm-NY-G18 chromosome 2, ASM2978416v1, whole genome shotgun sequence genome, one interval contains:
- the LOC129725668 gene encoding PHD finger protein rhinoceros, whose protein sequence is MSQKGQKRSNRVENDGPPPIKKRKGRPAVSSMEDDNSLTSNTGGPTTPTKNWQPRAVIDIKMSSIYNRTAPEAPAELFRKDLISAMKLPDSEPLAADEYWVINDQWKQEWERGVQVPVNPDSLPEPSVSIIQENHYKKRQDFKLPKNKYIRITKDESFSHDQHYLSNTPAISEQVCYYDLDQCDEAWLKVFNGERNLAGLVPVTDEQFERVVEELEVRCWDKIQAIMKSEEGLGIEYDENVICDVCRSPDSEEANEMVFCDNCNICVHQACYGITNIPSGQWMCRTCSMGQKPDCVLCPNKGGAMKSTRSGQKWAHVSCALWIPEVSIGSVDRMEPITKISSIPASRWALICVLCRERVGACIQCSVKTCKTAYHVTCAFQHGLEMRAIIEDENAEDGVKLRSYCQKHGVHKGKRDNKNSNNNTGSATDDETASSGEVKRKKRKDMTSEERNQARAQRMQEIEAEFDKHVSVKDISCHLLDVDQEAIHYIYNYWVLKRKSGHNRPLLPPKSDDVDMVTQNQEQADDLEKMKMFVHLRQDLERVRNLCYMVSRREKLSRSFFRMREQTFHKQIASLCQRANDKRPLDESTIDVILQANHGPTIYDRLYSSDSVSSSAVLSLENMLGCIIGVHSSGSTGNSSKVNNRKQQQQQQLRQSQSVDKEEVAANSRKPSDINGMNKSTTQRQASNKQDNKRTYINGAAQRSMSDISSESEEHSRRVSTTASSAEEDDLKKNSSPATKKKARQTKAADRKRRKINSSTEKNRRNSVESSSEDERGNDRLKGTPGTNESIPQAKKGNQSRNHSLRQMEREYADDRMRCSDSNDSDEIVPIVSRACNQTGTAHTYSNKKMLHIYSDSDSTDKDKTDNTASDSQQHPFRTKAAMKEFNLAEADRLKQKSLSPVKPTKQATSTASSAGMSSSVMTGSSKADTKKISTDTVFAATPATSSGYSSTSKSGKEAGNNVNRKKLDKDSSKQAAKKDFSTDLLVVPQREAAKKASENLMKTNVQAPAVQSSSLVQTSASHPSTVGKKEIKEPRTDAVLSSSSSSSSSSSSSSSSSSGSTSSISSTGSNSSVSSSSSSSGISTGSGTKDMEQKTSTGNKHSKEIVNEVPQKSSSTAKRSNSKAAAKQPIEQTTAESVTTKHSVEKQDRVTEKDKRERAPNKEKTLPKDREEVDKEKLAIEKQRGNSKESSLLDMLAYVPQRQAAKKAAEHIKSGMGKPAETTVTSAAMSLVPEETKQTKIPAKIPVPTAASRKEEKKISTPSSSSSSETSSSSCSSSSSSDSDSDEEEEEENDSKKATAVSQSIKTAGASKAIPASSLTGKSATATAARKTDRQMPFLDKSKSSESGSSSSSSDTDSDSSSSQSNDSTRLQAKGGRRKSVLARREASPKKQIGRKEIDCSKKASTTGSKAASANAAVRTADKTTVTVKRESPTTVPGKTSDAANNSRQPDKAPLTPVGTEPSSGSNLTPSKPASPIKDGKMPHDRSRTADLLKSGDNSKNVAGNKMIPNRRNSCLIATANEIKPPLPSVDTSKPVSIRGRRKSVYVDFDREKKEKERLTAAAEKMIKEEQQKKKTAGKIAVFEKEAGNQKGTAARKGVGVEKVVGKTDGTGKTSLTEKEKSPEVAKLMLAEKVVINERVVSRTAVSPSTQDLNANRKEQEPLPAQEQKRDRGNIRGRLSSRKEKEDVILIDDSSSRSSAGRKEDEPVEARHMSALGSVVTTNQREEKGSEVLKVTGKSVIDRVKNDVEQKDDNKINPIERTNSDKYSKIQDHGSKLEIGGTEQTALYDAKDASIEEKKVAIKPLTGIHDPASAPLKDKSIDFTETKKDIEIISLVDDSRSNDGREVVIVEDGSSDSKTEKNSDITKKEENINDFSADNLQPELSEQIPTPIKASLALAEEKKQFELESLAMAAVSQSIPVTTSSFQAPLSMENIPITTNSMSNLMNNFTSSNTNNNSNNLASKDAGLNTSSGGLCQSIFDLLSLPAVTESVSDDTFGLNPPLNFPFMEDGKEDTQRETLNLVEKLRQKYKKGSTGAQDNKQDQDKESRNEIMSIDDEGKMFEPAGQPASLEFSSSGKDIPAIVQTMAKGKPTTSNDVEYFGKYNSNDEIESSVQNSKKNLKDDHLDHLTSRPSDERWVPPSLLQNHSQQQQQMSTTISDNQRMLHQQQQPPSCLDATALLNNQSGSNNQKQQSHLNDQVSGLFESMVTQTNHHHPTQHPHLEDINQLPELDFMQTIKSVANQNEATSLLFENLQQQQRRWNDILPNQKKHECSVMQEKENMLLKQQQQQQQQQHDMNANNHRNKLNDLNNFMDIQNQLPQSQSASQQSQPPPNSMNPLEQYNFNETSQYPGAVALFPPTNVQVPFPSPGAAMFPPNFAPNFQSGKQQQPPHHPMLPTAAAGGQQQQQQQQTSVPTSQQQQQTTANIVRSGSKPDDIVVPNSLCGATFTSSSHNMALTEAIVSPPTPQQQQKQPLTPRMAASPLTAMVSPNNQQQQPTPEHNFMLNHSPAMMGPQTPQMPQQQTPQQQDSAGILQSLDQNSVAKKSPTKSARSSSRIQNQIHDASVTVALSQIKSPNISPGKSPKTFDPKAQHSQLMVTDSLRGKPQKSESGAKRGPRGPRANSSSQRGGATAKSKNGRQGRGGRQQIGFIQQLAHNEYNDFVGGTIHTKLIGTVYDPDFDDDLACNRMEKLQDMRDRRRSIDCRLQDSFRASREPSKSPKFPSLNIYSSQNASLGGANKQNRSSFTPASLAPSLSSSIVTGGNINVTQPTVSTSLQDMVPTVLPGPVDMRTYNSGFDSSTNTDAYNNHLLGAFASGIADQTLAEIDEDVENEWQSALKASNNKVATTPSASAIASQAALSSDSSTVTATLSTGLSASTTLTITPTILEPIELPQEETNDSDSIITKVSLSDSRNIMKLKIKGPLAQLDNSSSSSTTTLQQTVNVMDSSLNAPIMSTPLAVNIGGGSSNLRRMRKKELLRQYWTQDMNHDDQTGLQVVDQNPSLSLTTSISRTVGIPKAVDSLCTMPTKDDYKDYGGVDFKKRRKLSSNMSRELRGLVPTEHDIAERRRSVGSTGSNGSTSNMAADISPVAKRRSRNNRTATVTALNQPQAAPKLKIKIGSDVMEASGSYSDRVRPPKKRLATMVPPSLEDLRRDALMFAEQMMFEDEEEGRKAKKHKNKDKERDREHKKRKKEKKHKKDKGEKLEKMEIINKSEDAPRIVIRLGVKKPLGEEGINTSIPDPTVSRQDSPETDPLALDLAELHNSNDSSNCSSGIVKPQITPIRLKLARNSSGGGYVMSSKNKKLVDDQLLQQQQQQQSNRQISESYEETKTLNIVLSKLDIPFNTETIDLSAAPSLCTDNVLPNFVGVTNSIKETTLPASFNSSSSHPCKTVDLGAMCSFTSSTTTASTTMSFSNNFGTGGGSSSNSGTQFNPFANSIPQQQQHTLPQSQLQQAQQQHDLSAAAKDCEVR, encoded by the exons ATGTCGCAGAAGGGGCAAAAGCGATCGAACCGTGTCGAAAACGATGGACCACCCCCAATCAAAAAGCGGAAGGGTCGCCCGGCGGTATCGTCTATGGAAGACGATAACTCGCTTACATCAAACACCGGTGGTCCGACAACGCCAACCAAGAACTGGCAACCCCGGGCGGTTATCGACATCAAGATGTCCAGCATATACAACCGTACTGCACCGGAAGCACCGGCTGAACTGTTTAG GAAAGATCTTATCAGTGCCATGAAGCTACCCGATTCGGAGCCATTAGCTGCCGATGAGTATTGGGTCATCAATGACCAATGGAAGCAGGAATGGGAGCGAGGTGTGCAGGTTCCGGTTAATCCTGATTCTCTACCGGAGCCTTCGGTGTCAATTATACAGGAGAATCATTACAAAAAACGACAAGATTTTAAGCT TCCCAAAAACAAATATATTCGAATAACCAAGGATGAATCGTTTTCTCACGATCAACACTACCTATCCAACACACCAGCCATTTCCGAGCAGGTGTGCTATTATGATCTCGATCAGTGCGATGAGGCCTGGTTGAAGGTCTTCAATGGAGAACGAAACTTAGCCGGACTAGTGCCAGTGACTGATGAGCAATTTGAGAGAGTCGTTGAAGAGCTAGAA GTTCGATGTTGGGATAAAATCCAGGCAATTATGAAAAGCGAGGAAGGTCTTGGCATAGAGTACGACGAAAATGTTATCTGCGACGTGTGTCGTTCGCCAGACTCAGAGGAAGCCAACGAGATGGTGTTCTGTGATAATTGCAATATATGTGTGCATCAAGCTTGTTACGGGATAACTAATATACCGTCTG GACAATGGATGTGTCGTACGTGTTCCATGGGACAGAAACCCGATTGTGTGCTGTGCCCGAACAAGGGTGGCGCGATGAAGTctaccagatccggccaaaaatGGGCACATGTTTCCTGTGCTCTTTGGATCCCCGAGGTCAGCATTGGTTCCGTCGATCGCATGGAACCAATAACGAAAATTTCCAGTATACCGGCCAGTCGATGGGCTCTGATTTGTGTGCTCTGCAGGGAAAGAGTTGGAGCGTGCATCCAGTGTTCGGTAAAAACTTGTAAAACCGCCTATCATGTAACGTGTGCTTTCCAGCATGGGTTGGAGATGCGGGCCATAATTGAAGACGAGAATGCTGAGGATGGTGTGAAGCTCCGCTCGTATTGCCAGAAGCATGGTGTTCATAAAGGTAAACGTGATAATAAAAATTCCAACAACAACACAGGATCTGCAACAGACGATGAAACCGCAAGCAGTGGAGAGGTAAAACGTAAGAAGCGCAAAGACATGACGTCGGAAGAACGCAACCAAGCGCGGGCTCAACGTATGCAAGAAATTGAGGCCGAGTTTGACAAGCATGTTAGTGTTAAAGATATTAGTTGTCATTTGTTAGATGTTGATCAGGAAGCTATTCATTACATTTATAATTATTGGGTATTGAAGCGCAAATCTGGTCACAATCGTCCACTTTTACCTCCCAAATCCGATGATGTTGACATGGTAACCCAGAATCAGGAGCAAGCGGATGATTTAGAgaaaatgaaaatgtttgttcatCTACGGCAGGATCTCGAAAGGGTTCGTAATTTGTGCTATATGGTTAGCAGGCGCGAAAAATTATCACGTTCATTTTTCCGTATGCGAGAGCAAACCTTTCATAAACAGATCGCCTCTCTATGTCAGCGAGCTAACGATAAGAGACCTCTAGATGAATctacaatcgatgttattttaCAAGCGAACCACGGTCCTACGATATATGATAGACTATATTCAAGTGATTCCGTTAGTAGTAGTGCAGTACTGAGTTTAGAGAATATGTTAGGGTGTATAATTGGTGTACATAGTAGTGGTTCTACTGGCAACAGTAGTAAGGTAAATAACCgtaaacaacaacagcagcaacaattGCGACAGTCACAATCAGTCGATAAAGAAGAAGTTGCTGCTAATAGTAGGAAACCTTCAGATATCAATGGAATGAACAAATCCACAACTCAACGACAAGCTAGTAATAAACAGGATAACAAACGAACATATATAAACGGTGCAGCACAGCGTAGTATGAGTGATATTTCAAGCGAAAGCGAAGAACACTCGAGACGCGTGAGCACAACTGCAAGTTCGGCAGAGGaagatgatttaaagaaaaattctTCCCCAGCCACGAAAAAGAAAGCCCGTCAAACTAAAGCCGCGGATCGGAAAAGAAGGAAAATTAATTCATCCACTGAGAAAAATCGGCGAAACTCGGTGGAGAGTTCTAGTGAAGATGAACGAGGTAATGATCGACTCAAGGGAACACCCGGCACGAATGAATCGATACCGCAAGCGAAAAAGGGTAACCAATCTCGCAATCATTCACTTCGTCAGATGGAGAGAGAATACGCTGACGATAGGATGCGGTGTTCCGACTCCAATGACAGTGATGAGATAGTACCGATTGTGTCACGAGCCTGTAATCAAACTGGAACGGCGCATACCTACAGCAACAAGAAGATGTTACACATATATTCAGATTCTGATAGTACCGACAAGGACAAGACTGATAATACTGCCAGCGACTCGCAGCAACATCCGTTCCGCACTAAAGCAGCTATGAAAGAGTTTAACTTAGCAGAGGCAGACCGGCTCAAACAAAAATCATTATCGCCAGTGAAGCCAACGAAACAAGCGACTTCGACTGCATCATCTGCAGGAATGTCTTCATCGGTTATGACTGGCTCTTCAAAGGCAGACACAAAGAAAATATCCACAGACACAGTTTTTGCAGCTACCCCCGCAACCAGCAGTGGCTATTCCTCCACTAGTAAATCTGGTAAAGAGGCTGGAAACAATGTCAATAGGAAAAAGCTAGACAAAGACAGCTCGAAACAGGCAGCTAAAAAAGATTTTTCGACCGATTTATTAGTTGTCCCTCAACGTGAAGCTGCGAAAAAAGCTTCTGagaatttaatgaaaacaaACGTTCAAGCCCCAGCAGTGCAGTCATCGTCCCTGGTCCAAACCAGCGCAAGTCATCCATCAACTGTGGGTAAGAAGGAAATCAAAGAACCACGAACGGATGCCGTTCTGAGCAGtagtagtagcagcagcagtagcagttcaagcagcagcagcagtagtagtgGTAGTACTAGTTCAATCAGCAGTACCGGTAGCAACAGCAGTgtgagtagtagtagtagtagcagcGGCATCAGTACAGGTAGCGGTACTAAGGATATGGAACAAAAAACTAGTACTGGTAACAAACATAGTAAGGAGATTGTGAACGAAGTTCCTCAGAAATCTTCTTCAACAGCGAAAAGAAGCAACAGTAAAGCAGCTGCTAAACAACCCATTGAACAGACTACAGCTGAATCGGTCACGACGAAACACTCAGTAGAAAAGCAGGATCGAGTCACTGAAAAAGATAAGCGAGAAAGGGCACCGAACAAAGAAAAGACCTTACCTAAAGATCGCGAAGAAGTTGATAAAGAAAAGTTAGCGATTGAAAAGCAACGCGGAAACTCCAAGGAATCGTCCTTATTAGATATGCTAGCCTACGTACCACAGCGACAAGCTGCAAAGAAAGCTGCGGAACACATCAAGAGTGGCATGGGGAAACCGGCCGAGACAACTGTGACATCCGCAGCAATGTCCCTTGTTCCGGAAGAAACCAAACAAACAAAGATTCCAGCCAAGATACCAGTTCCCACCGCTGCGAGTCGCAaggaagagaagaaaatttctacACCTTCTAGTAGCTCCAGTTCAGAAACTAGTTCGTCGTCATGCTCTAGTTCTAGCAGCTCGGATTCGGATAGCGACGAagaggaagaagaggaaaacgACAGTAAGAAGGCGACAGCTGTTTCGCAGTCAATCAAGACGGCTGGTGCTTCTAAAGCTATCCCAGCTTCGTCACTTACTGGTAAGTCGGCCACTGCTACTGCAGCCCGCAAAACAGATCGGCAGATGCCCTTTCTTGACAAGAGTAAATCTTCCGAATCTGGTTCCAGTTCTTCCTCGTCCGATACCGACTCCGACTCCAGCAGTAGTCAGAGTAATGACTCGACGCGACTACAAGCGAAAGGTGGTCGACGAAAATCCGTCTTGGCAAGAAGAGAAGCTAGTCCTAAGAAACAAATCGGTCGAAAGGAAATCGATTGTAGTAAAAAAGCATCAACAACCGGGAGCAAAGCTGCTTCGGCGAATGCAGCCGTACGTACAGCTGATAAGACTACAGTTACCGTTAAAAGAGAATCACCAACTACAGTGCCCGGTAAAACCAGTGATGCTGCCAATAACTCTAGGCAACCGGACAAGGCTCCGCTCACACCCGTCGGCACTGAGCCGTCAAGTGGCAGCAACCTTACACCCTCAAAGCCTGCCTCACCCATCAAAGATGGCAAAATGCCTCACGATCGATCCCGAACTGCTGACCTGCTCAAATCGGGAGATAATTCTAAGAATGTCGCTGGTAATAAAATGATTCCCAATCGGCGAAATTCGTGTCTTATTGCTACAGCAAACGAGATAAAACCTCCACTACCATCAGTAGATACCAGCAAGCCGGTATCTATTCGAGGTCGTCGCAAATCTGTTTATGTTGATTTCGACCGAGAAAAGAAAGAAAAGGAACGGTTGACAGCTGCAGCTGAAAAGATGATTAAGGAAGAGCAACAAAAAAAGAAGACTGCAGGAAAGATTGCAGTTTTCGAGAAAGAAGCAGGAAACCAGAAGGGAACAGCGGCAAGGAAAGGTGTAGGTGTAGAAAAGGTGGTAGGAAAAACCGATGGCACAGGAAAAACTTCACTTACTGAGAAGGAAAAATCTCCAGAAGTAGCAAAGCTCATGCTTGccgaaaaagttgtaattaatGAAAGAGTGGTGTCGCGAACGGCAGTATCACCATCCACTCAAGATCTTAATGCCAATCGCAAAGAACAAGAGCCGTTGCCAGCCCAAGAGCAAAAGCGAGACCGAGGAAATATTCGTGGCCGATTAAGTAGCCGTAAGGAAAAGGAAGATGTAATACTCATCGATGATTCGTCATCACGAAGTAGCGCCGGTAGAAAGGAAGATGAACCGGTGGAAGCAAGACACATGTCAGCGCTTGGCTCAGTAGTAACGACAAATCAACGTGAAGAAAAAGGCAGTGAAGTATTGAAAGTTACGGGCAAGAGTGTGATTGATCGTGTGAAAAACGATGTCGAGCAGAAAGATGATAATAAAATCAACCCAATTGAGAGAACTAACAGTGATAAATACTCAAAAATTCAAGACCATGGTTCGAAACTCGAAATTGGGGGAACAGAGCAGACGGCATTGTATGATGCCAAGGACGCTAGTATTGAAGAGAAAAAGGTTGCTATCAAACCGTTAACAGGAATACATGACCCAGCATCTGCCCCTTTGAAGGACAAATCCATAGATTTTACTGAAACTAAGAAAGACATTGAGATCATTTCGCTGGTAGACGATTCAAGGTCTAACGATGGCCGCGAAGTAGTTATAGTAGAAGACGGTTCGAGCGATAGCAAAACTGAGAAGAATAGCGACATAACTAAGAAGGAAGAAAACATTAATGATTTTTCAGCAGATAATCTACAGCCTGAGCTTTCTGAACAGATTCCGACGCCAATCAAAGCTTCTCTTGCGCTAGCTGAAGAGAAGAAACAATTTGAACTGGAGTCACTGGCCATGGCTGCTGTTTCTCAGTCTATTCCAGTCACAACTTCGTCGTTTCAAGCGCCTTTAAGTATGGAGAACATTCCAATAACTACGAACAGTATGAGCAACCTTATGAACAATTTTACTAGCAGTAATACCAATAACAATAGCAATAATTTGGCTTCTAAAGACGCCGGATTGAACACATCCAGTGGGGGTTTGTGTCAGTCGATATTCGACTTGCTGTCATTACCGGCAGTGACTGAATCGGTTTCGGACGATACGTTCGGCTTGAATCCGCCTCTCAATTTCCCATTTATGGAAGATGGTAAAGAGGATACACAACGAGAAACACTCAATCTTGTTGAGAAGCTGcgccaaaaatacaaaaaaggtTCAACCGGAGCTCAGGATAACAAGCAAGACCAAGACAAAGAATCTCGCAACGAGATTATGTCTATTGACGATGAAGGGAAAATGTTCGAACCTGCTGGCCAACCTGCTTCGTTAGAGTTCAGTAGCAGTGGTAAAGACATTCCTGCCATTGTTCAAACAATGGCAAAAGGAAAACCGACAACTAGCAACGACGTTGAGTACTTTGGCAAGTATAATTCCAACGATGAAATTGAAAGCTCAGTACAAAATAGTAAGAAAAATCTTAAGGACGACCATTTGGATCACCTCACAAGCAGACCTTCTGATGAGCGATGGGTACCTCCATCTTTGTTACAAAATCACagccaacaacaacagcaaatgTCCACTACAATCAGTGATAATCAAAGAATGCTGCACCAACAGCAACAGCCTCCAAGCTGCTTGGACGCCACTGCTTTGCTGAACAATCAATCTGGCTCGAATAATCAGAAGCAACAGTCTCATCTGAATGACCAGGTATCTGGGTTGTTCGAGAGTATGGTAACACAAACCAATCACCACCATCCAACGCAGCATCCGCATTTGGAGGACATTAACCAATTACCAGAGTTGGACTTCATGCAGACCATCAAAAGCGTTGCCAATCAAAATGAAGCTACCTCATTGTTGTTCGAAAACCTACAACAACAGCAACGTCGTTGGAATGATATTCTACCAAATCAAAAGAAGCATGAGTGTTCGGTCATGCAAGAGAAAGAAAATATGTTACtcaagcaacaacaacaacagcagcagcaacagcatgaTATGAATGCTAATAATCACCGTAACAAGCTTAATGATCTCAATAATTTCATGGATATACAAAACCAACTGCCACAATCTCAGTCAGCATCACAACAGTCACAGCCGCCGCCGAACAGTATGAACCCACTCGAGCAATACAATTTCAACGAAACCTCGCAGTATCCTGGTGCAGTAGCTTTGTTTCCGCCTACCAATGTTCAGGTTCCATTTCCGTCTCCTGGTGCGGCTATGTTCCCTCCCAATTTCGCACCGAACTTCCAATCCGGTAAACAGCAGCAGCCACCACATCACCCAATGCTACCAACTGCGGCAGCTGGTgggcagcaacagcagcagcaacaacaaactTCGGTTCCTACGTCtcagcaacagcaacaaacaACGGCGAATATTGTTCGAAGCGGTAGTAAGCCGGACGACATAGTCGTACCAAACAGTCTCTGTGGAGCAACTTTTACCTCATCATCACACAACATGGCACTGACGGAAGCAATTGTTTCGCCTCCCACCCCTCAGCAACAGCAAAAGCAACCGTTGACTCCTCGGATGGCAGCTTCTCCACTAACGGCTATGGTTTCGCCCAATAATCAACAGCAACAGCCAACTCCAGAGCATAACTTCATGCTGAATCACTCACCGGCAATGATGGGACCACAGACGCCACAAATGCCGCAGCAGCAGACACCACAGCAACAAGACAGTGCTGGTATTCTCCAATCACTGGATCAAAACAGCGTAGCTAAAAAATCACCCACTAAGTCGGCACGATCTTCTTCGCGAATTCAGAATCAAATTCACGATGCATCGGTTACGGTAGCTCTGAGTCAAATAAAGTCTCCCAACATTAGTCCTGGTAAGAGCCCAAAAACATTTGATCCCAAAGCTCAGCATTCCCAGTTAATGGTCACAGATTCACTACGTGGGAAACCGCAAAAGTCAGAAAGTGGGGCGAAACGAGGACCACGAGGGCCACGAGCAAACAGTTCAAGTCAGCGTGGTGGAGCTACAGCAAAGAGTAAAAATGGAAGACAGGGACGTGGTGGTCGACAGCAGATTGGTTTCATCCAGCAATTGGCGCACAATGAATATAACGATTTCGTAGGTGGCACTATTCATACTAAGTTGATAGGAACGGTATACGATCCCGATTTTGATGATGACTTAGCCTGCAATAGAATGGAGAAGCTGCAAGATATGCGCGACAGGCGAAGATCCATTGACTGCCGTTTACAAGACTCTTTCCGAGCGTCTCGTGAACCCTCAAAGTCACCAAAGTTTCCTAGCTTGAATATATATTCGTCGCAAAATGCTAGCCTCGGTggagcaaataaacaaaaccgATCTTCATTTACACCTGCATCATTAGCACCCAGCCTTAGCTCAAGTATAGTTACGGGAGGAAACATTAATGTAACGCAGCCCACTGTTAGTACTAGCCTTCAAGATATGGTTCCGACAGTATTACCAGGTCCTGTCGATATGCGGACGTACAACAGTGGTTTTGATTCATCGACCAACACGGATGCCTACAATAATCATCTTCTTGGAGCGTTTGCTAGTGGCATTGCTGATCAAACTTTAGCCGAAATAGATGAAGATGTGGAAAATGAATGGCAGTCTGCATTGAAAGCTAGTAATAACAAGGTTGCTACAACCCCTTCAGCTTCTGCAATCGCTTCTCAGGCTGCCCTCAGTTCCGATTCTTCAACTGTAACTGCAACATTGTCGACCGGCTTGTCAGCTTCTACTACATTAACCATTACTCCAACCATACTAGAGCCGATCGAGCTACCACAAGAGGAGACAAATGATTCGGATAGCATAATTACGAAAGTATCATTGTCAGATTCTAGAAATATTATGAAGCTCAAAATTAAGGGACCATTGGCACAACTGGACAACAGCTCCTCCTCCTCGACGACCACACTTCAGCAAACCGTGAATGTTATGGATTCCAGCTTGAATGCTCCGATCATGTCCACTCCTCTAGCTGTCAACATAGGGGGTGGATCATCTAACCTTAGAAGAATGCGCAAGAAAGAGTTACTTCGGCAATACTGGACTCAAGACATGAACCACGATGACCAGACAGGACTACAGGTAGTAGACCAAAATCCAAGTCTCTCACTGACCACCTCTATTAGCAGGACCGTTGGCATTCCAAAAGCAGTTGACTCACTTTGTACAATGCCTACCAAAGACGACTATAAAGATTATGGAGGAGTAGACTTTAAGAAACGAAGGAAACTTTCGTCGAATATGTCAAGAGAGCTTCGTGGGCTGGTTCCTACGGAGCACGACATTGCCGAGCGTCGACGAAGTGTCGGTTCTACCGGTAGCAATGGGTCAACCAGTAATATGGCTGCCGATATTTCACCAGTAGCCAAACGGCGCTCGCGAAACAATCGGACAGCCACGGTTACGGCTTTAAATCAGCCGCAGGCGGCTCCCAAgctgaaaattaaaattggttCCGATGTAATGGAGGCCTCCGGTTCATATAGCGATCGAGTACGACCGCCAAAGAAACGTTTGGCAACTATGGTACCTCCAAGTCTAGAAGATCTGCGCAGAGATGCGTTGATGTTTGCTGAGCAAATGATGTTTGAAGATGAAGAGGAGGGTCGTaaagcgaaaaagcacaaaAACAAGGATAAAGAACGTGATCGAGAGCATAAAAAACGCAAAAAAGAAAAGAAGCACAAAAAGGATAAAGGTGAAAAGCTAGAAAAGATGGAGATTATTAACAAGTCTGAAGATGCACCTCGAATTGTCATACGGCTAGGCGTTAAAAAACCACTAGGCGAAGAAGGTATAAATACATCAATACCCGATCCTACGGTTAGCCGACAGGATTCACCAGAAACGGATCCATTAGCTTTGGATCTCGCAGAGTTGCACAATAGCAATGACAGCAGTAACTGCAGCAGTGGAATAGTAAAACCCCAAATAACACCAATTCGGCTCAAATTAGCCAGAAACTCATCTGGTGGCGGATACGTAATGTCttcaaagaataaaaaactggttGACGATCAACTtctacaacaacagcaacaacaacagtcGAATAGACAAATATCGGAAAGTTATGAGGAAACTAAAACCTTGAATATCGTACTTTCAAAACTAGACATTCCGTTCAATACGGAGACAATCGACCTGAGTGCTGCTCCCTCCTTGTGCACAGATAATGTGCTACCTAACTTCGTTGGTGTAACTAATTCGATTAAAGAAACGACTTTGCCAGCAAGTTTTAATTCATCATCGTCACATCCCTGCAAGACTGTCGACCTTGGTGCAATGTGCTCATTTACTTCTTCCACTACCACCGCTTCCACCACCATGTCTTTCAGCAATAACTTTGGTACAGGCGGCGGCAGTAGCAGTAACAGTGGGACGCAATTCAATCCGTTTGCAAATTCCATtccacaacaacaacagcataCGCTGCCACAATCTCAGCTGCAGCAAGCACAGCAGCAGCATGATTTATCTGCCGCTGCCAAAGACTGTGAAGTAAGATGA